In the Equus caballus isolate H_3958 breed thoroughbred chromosome 14, TB-T2T, whole genome shotgun sequence genome, TGCTGTAGGAATTGACACTCGGATACACGGAACCCATACAGAAAGTACAACTCAGCTAAAATTGTATGATGTATCATAGAGTGGCCTGCCAAACACTTCTAATTAGCATGTTGATTAGTTACCAGTGTCCAGAGCTTTAGGGGTATGTGTGTTAGTGGAGTGGGGCAGAAAAACGGGTGTTGGGGCAGTCAGAAAAGTAGCAAAAATAATTCTACATCCTGCAATGCTATTTCAGTTTGGCTCATCTGACGCCGAGTTTTGGAGGCAACGAATAATAAAGATGcagtgaggaggagagaaaggtaGAGGAGTGTGGTAAGGTTAGACACAGGACTCGATCAGTCTGCTTCTTAACTATTTGGTGTAACATTAATTTCAGTGAGTTTTCCTTGCTCCCCCACTTTATCTCACATATTCTCGGAGCCTCTTTCCTGTCTAAAGTTTTTATAATGTACAACGCATGCAACTGACTTATAGCTTTTAAACAAATTGAACCTGTCGGTGAAATACAAATGTACAATGGACTTAAACATCTCTGGgagggtagagagaaagagacagattgAAGCACTTCATTACTTTATTCTTCCTCCCTCAGACCAGTCGCCTCCGGTAGCCGTGGGAAATCACCGTGCTTTGGTATCTGGAGAGAGGAGAGTGCAAAGGCATGTCTGCAACTTTTGCTTCTGGTGGGCCTTTCTTCAAGACAACTTTACGGTCTTCCCCATGGCAAAGCCTTTCGCTGTGATTCAAAAACAAAGAGTCTTCTAAAGGGCCAGCATAGATCCCACACGCCTCCGCatgctaagagaaaaaaaaaaagtctgctgaATATCACACCAGACACCACTTTATTAGATTAAGATGGAAGTTGGCCAGTAGTTTTCTAACTGTCCCTGTCGAGAAGGAAGGTCTAGTGGACAGAGCAACATCCCTTTTTTAAAGCCACGCTCTCTCGCCGGAGTCTTCCGACCGCCAGGAGGCGCGGCGGTGTGGACCGCAGACTATGAAGATGAACTTGGAGCCAGATCATAGAACGTTAGCTTCACAACTTACGTGACCTTGTACAGGTCATTtactcccccacccctgcccaccaaGAGACTGAGTTTTCTCAaatataaaatgggaattatcAAAGGATTCTTTGAGTGTTGAATAAAACATTATATGTGAATGAAAAACCTTTTGCCAACTACTAGGTATTAAATAGATATAAAGTatgctgctgctgcagctgctgctggatAAACAACAGCTACTTGAGGTTACTGCCTTCAGTACACATTCACTTCTGACTGTTCAATAGGGCTGAATAACATTCTGGCCTGGTCTTGGGGCGCAGCCCCATCTCTTCTATGCTGTGTTCTCCTTTTTATCTTGTTAAGTGGTCTGTCATCTCCTTCAGGAAAAATGGTGAGaataaatagaaggaaggaaagcatagTTAGCATTTACTCAGTGTACATCCACTCCATttaattctcatttaattttcactttttctctgtAAGGTAAAATGTTCCATATACCAGTCactgattatattttatttatttttgctgaggaagattagccctgagctaacatctgttgccagtcttcctctttttttacttgaggaaggttagccatgagctaatgtctgtgccaatctttcctctattttacatgtgggttgctgccacagcatgactgacaagttgtgtaggtccatgcccaggatctgaacctgcaaactggggccaccaaagcggagcatgacgaacttaaacactacgccacagggccagcctactatttatattttaaaaattgttaggAACATTGTCAACTAAATTGCAAAAGTGAAATAGCTTATGAAAAAATTATGCTGAATTATAACTCTAAAGAATAAGGTCAAGAATAAAAGTGACGTTGTGATGCATTCAAAACAGTTTTTCATTATTGACTTCAACTCAAAGTTTACACCCTATAGTTCTAGTAAACGAAAAAGATAAAGTCAGTATAATATTGTCACCGTGCTAAAGCTATTTAGGACTTTGAAAATGACTTGATAAGCCACTACATTACATGAAATACAGCCCAATATTAAGATTATAGAAAGTCTTAACAACTATATAAATTTGATATTTAAGTCCGTTAGCTAAGTCTTGATTTCCTtggttttatctttgttttcaaaatatcagataaaaatacatataaaataatcatCTCAGGGAAAATGGCAGCTTCATTTATTACATCACATATgtgtattttataagaaaataattatgccatatttttgtgatttattttacatataatattcatattttgtAATATCATCTGTCTTGGCAAAGTATATTCTTATTCAACATTAATTGCTTATCCATTATAAATTTGCAAATTAAACACATTTCTTTCTAGGAATTCTAACTTGAAATCTTCTCTTGTAGTCTGATTATTACATTATATTCTATTCTCCTTTAGAGAAACAACTTACCTTTTCACAAGTGAATGGTCAATCTGAATTTGGATAATGTTTTGAAACTACTAACTGAATGGGCAACCAGTCTCATCTGTAAATCTAGCAAAGTGGTCCCATAGCTCTCAGGCTGAATGTGCAATACAACTTTAAAAATGCTGtaggtttttggggtttttttggctgaggaagattcaccctgaactaacattcactgctaatcttcctctttttgtatgagccgccgccacagcatggccactaacagacaagtggtataggtctgcacctgggaactaaacccaggccatcaaagtggaatgcactgatttaaccactaggccactggggctggcctacTGTACTGTAGCTTTACTATTCATGGCACCTACTTCTGATGAGCTTCTTAACAACTATGAGTTAGCATTATGTAGAGGAAAAGGTAGACATATGGTCCTGAAATCTTTCGGTCTACATCTATTTTAAGTTCATAACTGGGTTATTTGAATAGGTATTGCTATTTGACTTTTGCTTGCAAGTTTATGTGAAAGCGCATCAAATAGGTTTTTgtcagagaatagaatggtggctgccaggccctggggggaggggacatggaGAGATAcaagtcaaagggtacaaactttcagtcataAGAAGAATAAGCTCTGAGGATCTAATGttcagcatggtgactatagttaataatatggtAATagatacttgaaagttgctgagagcagatcttaagcattctcaccacaaaaaaagaaagttaaccatgtgaggtgatgaatatgttaattatcttgatcttggtaattATTCCACAATGTATATCACattatcacattgtacactttaaatatatacaatatttgtctattattcctcaataaagctggaaaaaattaaaaatagcttttgTACAGTTATATATGTCTATTCATAGATATATTAAATAGTGTAGGCTTTTTATTATGGATGTTTATAGGAAAATACCTTCAGATTCACATTCCtgaatttcatgttttctttccaaGGCATAACGTAACGTCCCGGGATCAGCCTTTGCTTAAATGAAAACCGTGGCAAATGAACCTCACTATACCTGAAGATTAAGAAAGCAAGAAGGGTATCTTGTGAGTTAAATAGAATAATTTTAGCATCCTCTAGGGAATGCAGGCAGTTGTGCTGTGTCCATGAGGTCTGGACCGCCACAGCTGGACAGTGCTGTGCCATGGTTTGAGGCTCACTTAACGATAATCAACCCACTAAATCCCCAAGTATCACCAAGATCAAGAGTCTGGACTTGATGCCTGGACAGCCAACTGCATACTGTCCTTTACAATTTGACCCTGATGTTCATTTCAATCTGATTTTAAGGGAGAAGGCAGCGCACCATGATCTGCCTCAGGCCTACCCACTGCCTAAAGGAATCTCTAGCCAGTCAAAAAAACCAGTAATTTATTTAGCTTCTGAATTTAGTACATGCTCTACACTCAGGTCAAACTTGCCTTCCCTGCACATACATTGTTTCCCTCTGGAACATAAAGTTTGCTATATAGATGCCAAGGGGAAGCACAAAATTGTCCTCATCAGTGTAGCACCTGGATTGCAAAAAAGACCCCCAAAACCCAGAACCCTTAAGTCCTCACTTAGTAGCAGGCTTATATGAATTTTCATCAGAACAGTTGTTGACAAGTTTAGGTAAGACAGGACAAGTGTCTTTTCCTAAAGCCATCACTGCCAGTAGTCACAGGAATTCTCATCTAGAACTTCACTCACTAGTCTAATGATGACGACATTGCTGCCTCAGATGTAACAATGTTTTGCTAACTTCATAGCAACCCATTGCAGTTACATTAGCATTTTGATTTCAAGAGTGCAGAGCTTAGAgctattttcagtgttttttttctttttacccctTCTTAACACATCCTTATCATGAACAATTAAAAGGTGAGGATGCTTGCAGTCTTGACATAGCAGAAAATGTAGAGGACTAAACAATTATTCACAAATAATCACTTCATATTAAGATCCTGAATTTGCCCTTAGCTGATTTCCCTCTAAATACTCCGTATGGTTGATATATGTCCCATTTATGCTTCGCCACTTATTATTTAGACACACACTTTAAGAGTgtaaatcaggggccggccctgtggctgagtggttgggtttgtatgctccactttggtggcccagggtttcagcagttcagatcctgggtgcaggcctagcactgctcatcaagccatgctgaggcagcatctctcatagcagagccagaaggacctacaactagaatatacaactatgtactgcgggctttggggagaaggaaaaaagaaaaagattggcaacagatgttggcttaggtgccaatctttaaaaaaaaaaaagtgtaaatcaAATTTGCTTAAACCCAAACCAATTCAACCCACTTTATCCCCTAAGATTTGAGTCATATTGCAGGTGATTTCAGATtacaaaaattcattttaataaggCAAGATTATGAGTGAGGATGAGCACCTGAACTATTTAAGGACAGAGAGGTGGAGTGTTTTTGTTGTCAATCCTACTAGCCAACAAGTAGGATAATGTTAGGCTGAGCAGGAATTACTGCAAGATGTACTGGTTTGGTGAGACTATTAACTGAACACAAGTTTGGATAGGCATTCCTAGATCTGGACAGCCAGAAAGGTTTAGAGCAGAATAATTTTAATAgacaaaattctttttaattaattaactcgttttcgaggaagatcagccttgggctaactactgccaatcctccttttttttgctgaaaaagactggccctgagctaacatccattcccatcttcctctactttatacgtaggatgcctaccacagcatggctttttgccaagcggtgccatgtccgcacccaggatccgaacgggcgaaccccaggctgccgagaagcagaaggtgcgaacttaaccgctgcgccattgggccggccccaatagacaaaattttaaagaactttaaaaattgaagtgTCAGTTTCTATACACAACATTAGGATGCAGTATGAACCAGAAATCTGTGTGGTTTCCAAATGTTAAGGAAGCACTATTGATCAAAATGAACCAGGAAGGTGGGGGATGGTGCAATTCATTTAACGAAAATAAAGTAGCCTCAGGCATTAATACCCTTCAAAACCCAATATTTTCACTAGAAAAACAAGCAGTATTTACATGAATACGTGGCATTTATAGTTCTACATGTTGATTATTTTTCGAATGTACTATAACTTTAAAATCACTTCTCATAAATAATGAGGAACAATATTCAGttagctatttaaaatatttttttccttggttatagcaatttttatgaaagaatatttgagattaaaagataaaatcactTGAAACTCATTAAGGACtgccaaaattctaattttatttttgtagtctTTTATGAATAAAAAGCAACCGAtaaccattttccttttcttttcccacttaGATCCTCAGATCCCACTTCAATGACCACTTTAGGGACTATGGAAGATTTCAAGTACACCGTCGGCAAAGAACAGCCTATAATTGCTTcctacatattttttcttaatcttttttataAACTATAGTCAACTCTTGGAACATCGTAAGTAAACTACTTATTTCCTTCAATAAAAATGCATAACTTCAAACTTCATGCAGATGTGACATTTTTAATATCTAACTTCCTTAACATAAGGTAAAACAGGCTTAGGCAGGCTGCCActgggaattttttaaatgtccatggTAATTACACAGGTATGGATCACATTCAGAATTTAGTATATGACCAAGTTAATTAAGAAGTCAAAACAAAGTTAAAGTTAAGAATCAATACTTCTTTGAAAAACTTCTGATGTTTATTTACTTCTGGACATAAGTGGGAAAAGCCATCGGTATAAACCTATTTTAAAATTGCCTAAAAGTGCTTAGAGCACAGAAAACGTAAATTTGAATACACTTGTAATAGCTGAACGATCTATGTCTTCTTAGGATCTTTTAATGGAATGTTTTGAAACCGATCATAACTCACTGCAAAgacaaatcagaaaaagaaaacaaacttttaaatggCATGTTATAATGACCTGGACTAAACTGATTATCAACTAGTAATTATTAGCACATGCAACAGAATGAGAAACTAAATCCTCCACTGTAtacttttcagtattttctcAGACATAAGACATTTTTACATGTTTCTACCAATCGCATTCACCTCCCCACATATTcgattttatttaaaacaagaaaatggttcttttcagatttttatgtTGATCAGTGCAAAGTAAAATGAAGCAACCTCAGTAGAAATGGTTTATTACAATGTTATTTTAGAaagacatttctcaaaatgtactAAAAGATATCCAAATCATGAGAATGATCAACTTCAATGGCTTCCTCCGCATCCAACTTTGTCTCTCCATGTCCTTCCTGCGATTCATCAAGAGAGGCCAGGGCCTCATTTGTGTCACTTGCGAAAGTTTCTCGTGATGTATCATCTTCTTCTTGAAAATTTAGACTTTTAATGGCTTGTTTCATCTTTTTCCCCAACACCTGTGTTCTCCTCTTCCTAGcagcttttttattttcatattctttttgattttcaaCGTAGAAAATGTCCTACAATAAAGGAATAACTTGGGTAAATAAGAACTATCATTTATTAGAAGTTAtaagtttgtttctttaaattccACTTCTcacaaaaacaaagtaaatattattgTTAGACTCATAATTAGAGACAGAGTCCAAGACATTAAATAAGTCCCCACTGCAAGCAGAGGATGAAGCTATGATTCAAATTCACCATAGTGTTAGGTCTAGGGCCCATGCTTATTCTACCACTCTGtagttaaaattttctaaatggaaAGATACAGTAGGAAAATCATGTTGTTtaggatttaaataaaatataatctatCATTAAAAAACAGAAGTCTTTGGAATAAAGATATACTAACTTTGAAATGTCACCACAATCATACGTGATTGCCCGTACTGAGAacctgagccatgcctgaattgtGACTGAGCATGATCACGTAATCTACACAATGCAAGAAAATTCCACCCCTTAAAAAACATTACTGTCATTAATGTGTGAGAATGTAAATCTTTGTCAAAAACTTTTATCACAAGGCATAAAAATAATATAGCCAGCACTGCAACACATTCCAGAATGCCTGAAATGGGATTTTAAAGCATGAAAGTAAGAGATTCTTCTAAtatagggtttctcaaccttggcactactgaAATTCCAAGCTCTGTAGTTCTCTGTGGCGGCCGTCTGCTGCGTGCACTGGAGGGcacctggtctctacccactagcaCATACCAACCTCACCCCCAAACTGTGAAAGtcaaaaacatctccagacaAGGCCAAACGTCCCGTGAGAGGCAAAACCGCCAGCAAATGAGAACTGTTCAAGTAGAAAATACATTTGCATTGAActattaaatggaaaaacataaaataacatcTGGGACCCTGACAGAGCAGATAAATATAGTTTCCGAGGGTACAAAAGAGTAGGTCAGGGATCTAAAGAGAAGGCTAAATGACTCTGCTACGACAGAGAAGGTTCAAAGGTTTAAAAGAGAAGCTAGTATAGGCAGGACACACTTCCGACAtcctattctctctcttttcttttcttttttttttaaggaagattagccctgagctaacagccgtgcccatcttccgctattttttttttttttaaagatttttattttttccctttttctccccaaagccccccagtacatagttgtatattcttcgttgtgggtccttctagttgtggcatgtgggatgctgcctcagcgtggtttgatgagcagtgccatgtccgcgcccaggattcgaaccaatgaaacactgggccacctgcagcggagcgtgcgaacttaaccactcggccacggggccagcccccatcttcctctattttatttgtgggatgcctaccacagcatggcttgccaagtggtgccatgtccacacccgggatctgaaccagcgaaccccgggcccccaaagcggaatgtgtgcacttaacctctgtgccactgggtcggcctCTTGACACCCTATTCTCTTCTGGGAAGGGACTCTTAAAAGCTGAATTAAGCCAGTGCCTATTATATTCTTAATGTGCACCTCTCTTCTTGTTTATAAACAGCACTGTGAAGGATGGTGAGATAAAAGGGGCCCT is a window encoding:
- the SPMIP10 gene encoding sperm-associated microtubule inner protein 10, producing MALGKDTCPVLPKLVNNCSDENSYKPATKYSEVHLPRFSFKQRLIPGRYVMPWKENMKFRNVNLKHAEACGIYAGPLEDSLFLNHSERLCHGEDRKVVLKKGPPEAKVADMPLHSPLSRYQSTVISHGYRRRLV